Within the Catalinimonas niigatensis genome, the region AGCAGCACCCAGTGAATCTTCTCAAAAAAACTGTGTGACGCTCTGATACTCTTGAATACTTCTACCATGATTGAAATATACTGATTCCATCGCTTGTATCCGTTTTCTCAGCATAAAAAGAGAGCAGTTAGTGTCATACCCACTTTAACATTTAACTTTTTATACAATAAAACTCGGCAATAAGGCCAGATGCTGTTCAGCCCATTTGGCATTTGGCAGAAAAGTTTTTATACAATGCTGATACATGGGCAAATGGCTCATCAGGGTCCAGGCCGGTCGGGTCAGGATGCCCGCAACGTTTGTTTCATGCACAAAAGTATCACGGCTGTGCCAGTCAGGAAAGATGACTGCATTCAGCCAGTAATTAGACGCTGCCTGCTCCGGTTCTACTGCCATTGTTATTCCATAATTGCTGAAGAAGGTCTGGTATGCTTCTGCCAGCCTGCGCAGTTGCTGGGTTTTCTCTTCCAGTTTTTCCAACTGGGCCAGACCCAGGGCCGCATTCAGATTGGGCATACGGTAATTATAACCCACAGCATCATAAGTCAAACGATTTCCCCGCAGCTGGCGCGCCTGTACCGAGAGATGATGAGCTTGCTGCGCCACTGCCTCATTTTGAGTCAATAGCATCCCTCCTCCTCCGCTGGTCACGATCTTATTTCCATTGAAACTCAATATCGCTGCATCTCCCCAACAGCTAGCAGGCTTTCCCTGATAAGAACTTCCCAAAGCTTCTGCCGCATCTACCAGCATAGTAAGCTGATATTGCCTGCAAATTGCCTGTATCTTATCCAGTTCGGGTACATGACCAAAAGTACATACCGGCAAACAAAGACTAATCCTTCTCCTGCTGGCCAAATGGTAACAATGTCCATCTTCTCTGACTTCTGCCTCCCGCCTGAGAAATTCCGCTAAAGCCTGTGCTGAAAGTCCCAGGCTTTGCCGATCAATATCCACAAAGAGCGGATCAGCTCCGCAATACCGGATAGCATTGCAGGAAGCCACAAAGCAGAAAGGCTGGGTAATGACCAGATCATTGGCTTGCACGCCCAAACCCATCAAAGCCAGATGAAGGGCTGCCGTTCCGCTGTTGGTAGCCACTGCATAGGCACAGCCTGTCTTTTCAGCGATCTGTTGCTCAAAATCCTCTACCAGGCTACCTACTGTTGACACCACTCCTGAGTCCAGACAAAACCTAAGTGCCTGCTGCTCGGCTTCACCCAACTGTGCTTCGTGCAGCGGGATTTCCCCTGTAGGTTTTTGGTAATAGTCGCGGACAAATTGTACAAATGCTGATAACATAGACGGCAAATTAAGGTATTCTACATCCGAGGGACAAATTAGTAAATACTGCATTCTGTTGTTTTATATGTTAACGTGAGCTCGAAAAGAAAATATTCTAACAAACCGTCCCACGTCACCGGGCCACGGCGGCTCTGAGCCATTTTTTTCTAAGGATGTGCGGTGGAAAAATGGCGTGAGAGCCGCCGAGGCCCGGTCTCCTTTTTGAGGGGATTCCTACGGCGGGGCCGCCCCGGCCTCCAACCCGCTAATCCCATTCAAGGCCTCTGAATGACGGCCGCCGTGGATACGGTTTTTTAAATTCAATCCCTAACTCACATTATATTAGGAATTTGACTGTAACCTCTTTGCAGGCATACTGAAATAAATACCAGGCTTTCCCGGAAGGCATTTTTAGATAAATTTGCAGCCATGAGGGAAATGAAGTCCGGACATATTATTTTTTTGTGCCCTTACCCCCGGGGAGGAGCACCCAGCCAGCGCTTTCGTTTTGAGCAGTATCTGGACTTGCTGCATCAACATGGATTCAGCTACCGCATAGCAGGCTTTCTGGATGAAGCGACCAATCGCATCCTTTACCAGCCCGGTCATCCGGTACAAAAAGTGATGGGAGTGCTGAAAGGATTCTTAGGTCGTATGTTGCTTCTACCTGCTTTGAACAAAGCAGATTATGTGTTTATCCATCGTGAAGCTACCCCCCTGGGGCCTCCCTGGCTGGAGTGGATCATCGCCAAAATGTTGAGGAAAAAGATCATCTATGATTTTGACGATGCCATCTGGCTGGCAGATACTTCAGGCGTGAACCACTTTATGGTGAGGTTAAAATGGCAGTCAAAAGTAGGCAGCATCTGCCGCTGGAGCTATAAAGTAAGCTGTGGCAATGACTATCTCTGTGCGTTTGCCAGTAAATACAACGCTCAGGTGGTGCTCAATCCTACGACCATTGATACAGCACATTACCATAACCGACTCAAAAATCAAAAAGATAAGCCACTGACCATCGGCTGGACCGGCTCACATTCTACCATGAAATACCTGAATGATATTGAAGCAGTACTGCAAAAACTGGAACAGCAATATGATTTTCGTTTTGTGGTCATCTCTAACCGCCCCCCGGAGATGAAACTGAAAAACCTGCACTTTATCCACTGGAATGAAGCGAGCGAGGTAGAAGACTTGCTGCAACTGCATATCGGCTTAATGCCTCTTCCTGATGATCCCTGGGCCAAAGGCAAGTGTGGCTTCAAAGCATTGCAATATTTGTCATTAGGCATTCCTGCTCTGGCCTCAGCGGTAGGAGTGAACAGCAAGATTGTAGAGCATGGAGTCAATGGATATCTCTGTACTAACGCAGAAGATTGGTACATCTATTTATCCAGATTATTACAGGATGAGCCGCTTCGCACCTCTATGGGCCTGGCAGGACGCAAAAAAGTTGAAGAGGAGTATGCAGTACAGTCCAATGCAGAAAACTTCCTTTCTCTTTTTTCCTGAATCTGAAAATTAGCAGCGTAATTTTGTGTAAGTCCAGATAATTTGAGTACAGAAAAGGTAAACACTAGGCTGCTTTTTCCTAAAACCACTCCTTGCCTTTAATAGCTCTGTCTACAAATCATACAAAGCCCTTTCATTCTTTCTTTTGAGTAGCTTTTACCCGCTTTTAATTTTCCTTTTATGTGAGGTTTTGCGCAACTACGCTCTACTGTTCACGCATGTAAGAAAGCAAACTTAAACTGATAAATATTTTATGACAAACAGAATAAATTGCATTTATCAAATAATTTATTGACTAAATCAAATAGAATGTTGATGAAAAATACTTTTGTTGCCACTTTACTGAGTATGCCAATCCTATTCACCAATTGTGCTTCTATCCTAAATAGCAAATACCAGCAAGTCATGGTAAATACAGACTCCCAGAATACCAAGGTGTATGTAGATCATCAGTATGTAGGGAAAGGAAATCAGGTAATGACTCCGATGGAAAGAGACCTGAAAGTGAGAGAAGTTAAAGTAGAAAGAGAAGGATACAAACCTGAACATCATGTGCATTTCCAACAAAAGAAGTCACCTCTGTACATTTTGTCCTGGGTTCCTTTCGGAATTCTGCTCTATCCTCCTCTCTATGATGTTGGCCCTAAAAGCTTTAACTACGATAAAGTGATGACTGCAAACACCGAAACGAAAGTGACGGAGAGAGCAGACGGTCAGAAGTATATTTATTTACAAAAGACAGCATTTAACATTGCCCAGGACAATCTAATTGTAAAAATATACAGTCATAAAAAGTATGTGAATAATAAGCAATCCAGCAAAACCGAATACAATACCGAAAATATTGAGTTAGACAACTCTATATTTACTGACAAGCTGAATGTCCTTTTGAAGGAATACGGTTATATAGATACGGTGAATACCATCTTAAAAGACAAGACCAATACGATGTATATCAGCGCCCAGGTGAAGCAGGTTACTTTGAATGGTGTGCGCCCTTTTTCCAGAAGCGCATCTCATTACCTGGTGGCGGAAACTTCCATAGACTGGCAAATTCTGGATGTTTATAATATTCCCAAGTTTAGCAGTACCATTGCTTCTAAATCAGGAGAGTTTAGTGATGCTTCATACAAGGAAGACGGATACTCCAAAGCCGCGATAGAAGACGCCATTACCAGTTCACTGATAGCATTTCTGGGCAAGAAAGAAGTCCAGGAACTGTTAAAGAAAGAAGATCCTGCTAACATGCTTATGCCTGAGATTGCCGTCACGCGTCCTGTACATGGGCCCAAAAGCCTATCAGAAGCCCAGGCTGCCACGGTTACTATTTCTCATACCAATGGACATGGTAGCGGATTCCTGATCAGTGAGGATGGCTACATCATTACCAACTTTCATGTAGTGGCAGGCCAGGATGATCTGAAGGTGATCATGAACGATGGACAGGAGGCAAAAGCAGAATTTATCAGGGCGAATGAATATGCTGACCTGGCACTGATCAAAATCAATGCAAAAGTAACCCATGCTTTTCAACTCAACAGTCAGAAAAATTATGAGAGTGGAGACGAAGTATTCGCTATCGGAACCCCTACTTCGCTGGAACTTGGCCAGACCCTTAGCAAAGGAATTGTTTCGGGCATACGAAAACAAAAGGACCATGAATTGATACAAACGGATGTGAGCGTGAACCCCGGTAATAGCGGAGGCGCATTGGTTAATGAAAAGGGAGAACTGGTGGGAGTAGTCAACTCAAAAGTCATTGGATTAGGCATTGAGGGGATTGCTTTCTGTACTCCTTCCAAAGATATTTTTGAACTGCTTTCTATCTCTACTTCCGGAAAAATCAGTTTGAAATAAGCTTACTCACTTACTAAAATTAACGTGAGTTCGAGATTAAATCTAAAAAAAAACCGTCTTTCAGAGGCTTCGAGTTGGTTTTGTGGGCTGAAAGCCGTAGGAATCTCCCCGCAAGGAGACTCTCACGCCATTTTTCCACCGCACATCCTTAGAACAAAATGGCTCAGAGTGACGTGGGGCGGTTTTTTTTAGGGTTTTTATTTCCGAACTCACGTTAAAATTATCAAAGCCCTGTTCTACGGACCAGGGCTTTTTTTATGAAATCAAGGGATTGACTGACTTTTTAAGCAATGGTCCTCATGCTAAAAGTCATAATAACGCTGCCGTATATTCCAGCGCAAAGCCAGGGAGGTGTAGTTTGTCGTTTCGGTGGCTGGCAGCAAATCGTTTTGTCGGCTGCGATGCAGATATCGCAGATCTATAAACATATTGTGCCACAGCTGATAGGAAGCGATAAAGTCAGTAATGAGCAGATTGTTGGGTACGCCCTGGCCCAGCACATTGTTATAGTCTTGCTCCTTTGTCCGGTTGTCCAGCAGTATATTCTGCCCCCAGTTTGAGCTCAGGGTATCACCTCCGTATTGCGCAACAATCAGCTTGGCCTGAAGCTGTAACCTGCCGATGGGCTGGAAACGGGCAATACCGATCACTTCCTGAAAATTAGCACCCAGCGGATGGGCCAGTGGCTGCTCATAGTGGGTATAGCTGCGGTACAGGTCTTCGTGGCTATAAGTATACGGCCGCACCCGATTGTATTCCAATTGCAGATCCAGATTACTGATTGTGAGGGCATCAGCATATTCTAACCCAAACTGCAACGCATATTTATTGCCCCACCAGTTATTGCCGGAACGGATCTCTGAAATTACAAACTCATCCATTAAAGCCTGAGTATATATTGCCAGACCTTTCAGGGGAAGCCAGCGAATATCCATACCCAGCTGTGCATTGCCACTGCTGCCGCCCTGTTGCTCCACTGCCCGGTAGAAGATGATGGGATTCAGATAGTTGAAGTCAAAATTCCCTGATGCATCTCCGTAGGTAATGCTTTCAAAAAGACCCAACTGTAATTTGGGGGTGATCGTAGCTCCCAGACGATGCAAAGCAAAGTATTTGTGTGGAAAAGCGGCTGTACCGTACAGACCAGTACTGTTGCCTGTGATGTCGGCAGTCATCTGGGCAAAAATATTGGTGTACTGTAGCTTCCAGACCTGCGTATTGATGCGCAGGAAAAGATAGTTGTTGGCAAAATCAGAAAGCAGCAGCGAGCGGTAGCCATTGCCTATAAAATGACGGTCATGTCCCAACTGTAGGTCGATATGCTTACTGGCCTTAAAGCTGATATGTCCTCTGGCGGTCAGGAAGTCTACACTCCGCTCCCCATAGCCTTTCCAGAAACCTTCCTGAGGCACATTGAGTTGTCTGCGAATGTACCGGTCTACATATACAGGAAAAGCTGCCTGGTTTTCACCAATGTAGGTGTAAAATCCGATTTTGTCATCAATGGTACCATGCAGTTGTACCCCGCGGGTGTTGATGTATGGCGTGCCTTCACCTTCATCCGCACCTACCTCTAGATGCAATACCGGATTGACAAAGAGTTCAAAATCTTTCTGGCGCACACTCAGCAGATCACGCTGATTTTTATAGAAAACTCCGAGTAAAGACTTCCGGCTATTCTGTGCCAGGGTATCGCTATATTCCCAATTGTCCAGTAACAGATAATGGAGATTAAAAGCATCTGCCTGAGAAGGATCAGACAATTGCAAAGAGTCCAGAAACTGAGCGATGGCTTCCCGCTGAGTGGGTCTGACCATGGAACCTAAGGCCGGTGACCAATGGCCATCCAGAAGCTCATAGCGGTGCAGGAGATGGTAATAAGACTCCTGCAAAGGGGCATAAGCACTCTGTGCTAAGACCAGCGTGACAGGAAAGAAACACAATAAAAGAGAAAAGGACAGCAGTAGTTTTTTCAAGGATTCACAAAAGCTTTAGGACGACGTTTGGGTTTTATTTTTTTCCGCTGGGCAAGATAGCGTAAGATAAATAATCCTGCCAGATAAAAAGGGAACATAGGAATCTTATACCTCACCAGCGAGCCAAAGTTATAGGTAGAGATGCCCACCGCAAAGCTGAAGGCAATGGCAAAAAGCAGGCAGAAGCTGATGATAGGCCTGGCAAGAAGATATCCGAAAAGTTTACCTAAGCCTACTTTGTAGATCACCCAAAAAGTCAGCAGCAAAGTAAGAAAGCTCTCCAAGGCCGATAAAAGCATCACTATATTATGAGCTTCCCATAAATAGGGCCTGAAGAGGGTGACATTGACGGCCAGGGGAAATTTTCGGAGCATACCTGCCGGACTAAAATCATA harbors:
- a CDS encoding S1C family serine protease; the protein is MKNTFVATLLSMPILFTNCASILNSKYQQVMVNTDSQNTKVYVDHQYVGKGNQVMTPMERDLKVREVKVEREGYKPEHHVHFQQKKSPLYILSWVPFGILLYPPLYDVGPKSFNYDKVMTANTETKVTERADGQKYIYLQKTAFNIAQDNLIVKIYSHKKYVNNKQSSKTEYNTENIELDNSIFTDKLNVLLKEYGYIDTVNTILKDKTNTMYISAQVKQVTLNGVRPFSRSASHYLVAETSIDWQILDVYNIPKFSSTIASKSGEFSDASYKEDGYSKAAIEDAITSSLIAFLGKKEVQELLKKEDPANMLMPEIAVTRPVHGPKSLSEAQAATVTISHTNGHGSGFLISEDGYIITNFHVVAGQDDLKVIMNDGQEAKAEFIRANEYADLALIKINAKVTHAFQLNSQKNYESGDEVFAIGTPTSLELGQTLSKGIVSGIRKQKDHELIQTDVSVNPGNSGGALVNEKGELVGVVNSKVIGLGIEGIAFCTPSKDIFELLSISTSGKISLK
- a CDS encoding capsule assembly Wzi family protein, with the protein product MKKLLLSFSLLLCFFPVTLVLAQSAYAPLQESYYHLLHRYELLDGHWSPALGSMVRPTQREAIAQFLDSLQLSDPSQADAFNLHYLLLDNWEYSDTLAQNSRKSLLGVFYKNQRDLLSVRQKDFELFVNPVLHLEVGADEGEGTPYINTRGVQLHGTIDDKIGFYTYIGENQAAFPVYVDRYIRRQLNVPQEGFWKGYGERSVDFLTARGHISFKASKHIDLQLGHDRHFIGNGYRSLLLSDFANNYLFLRINTQVWKLQYTNIFAQMTADITGNSTGLYGTAAFPHKYFALHRLGATITPKLQLGLFESITYGDASGNFDFNYLNPIIFYRAVEQQGGSSGNAQLGMDIRWLPLKGLAIYTQALMDEFVISEIRSGNNWWGNKYALQFGLEYADALTISNLDLQLEYNRVRPYTYSHEDLYRSYTHYEQPLAHPLGANFQEVIGIARFQPIGRLQLQAKLIVAQYGGDTLSSNWGQNILLDNRTKEQDYNNVLGQGVPNNLLITDFIASYQLWHNMFIDLRYLHRSRQNDLLPATETTNYTSLALRWNIRQRYYDF
- a CDS encoding glycosyltransferase family 4 protein, giving the protein MREMKSGHIIFLCPYPRGGAPSQRFRFEQYLDLLHQHGFSYRIAGFLDEATNRILYQPGHPVQKVMGVLKGFLGRMLLLPALNKADYVFIHREATPLGPPWLEWIIAKMLRKKIIYDFDDAIWLADTSGVNHFMVRLKWQSKVGSICRWSYKVSCGNDYLCAFASKYNAQVVLNPTTIDTAHYHNRLKNQKDKPLTIGWTGSHSTMKYLNDIEAVLQKLEQQYDFRFVVISNRPPEMKLKNLHFIHWNEASEVEDLLQLHIGLMPLPDDPWAKGKCGFKALQYLSLGIPALASAVGVNSKIVEHGVNGYLCTNAEDWYIYLSRLLQDEPLRTSMGLAGRKKVEEEYAVQSNAENFLSLFS
- a CDS encoding LegC family aminotransferase, which produces MQYLLICPSDVEYLNLPSMLSAFVQFVRDYYQKPTGEIPLHEAQLGEAEQQALRFCLDSGVVSTVGSLVEDFEQQIAEKTGCAYAVATNSGTAALHLALMGLGVQANDLVITQPFCFVASCNAIRYCGADPLFVDIDRQSLGLSAQALAEFLRREAEVREDGHCYHLASRRRISLCLPVCTFGHVPELDKIQAICRQYQLTMLVDAAEALGSSYQGKPASCWGDAAILSFNGNKIVTSGGGGMLLTQNEAVAQQAHHLSVQARQLRGNRLTYDAVGYNYRMPNLNAALGLAQLEKLEEKTQQLRRLAEAYQTFFSNYGITMAVEPEQAASNYWLNAVIFPDWHSRDTFVHETNVAGILTRPAWTLMSHLPMYQHCIKTFLPNAKWAEQHLALLPSFIV